One genomic region from Candidatus Nezhaarchaeales archaeon encodes:
- a CDS encoding GNAT family N-acetyltransferase has product MAGIEIRRLSERDLEKLTFANGYSRWVSASGEKGKVELKELILQRLKDGYEVWAAIDGNEVVGFVIVGTWYLMPGGKTIEAVEVAKPYRGKGIGFNLLNKILKEDGEIFVLSASPEAGYEKALEEFYKRLEFVPLTEDYMIRFPPDAGKIERWIRYLARLNEIYAALLKELREARRRLEKPEDTKQLKTE; this is encoded by the coding sequence GTGGCTGGCATAGAGATAAGAAGGCTAAGTGAGCGTGACCTTGAGAAGTTAACGTTTGCTAACGGTTATAGTAGGTGGGTTTCCGCATCGGGCGAGAAAGGTAAGGTTGAACTTAAGGAGTTAATCCTGCAGAGGTTAAAGGATGGGTACGAGGTTTGGGCGGCTATAGATGGTAATGAGGTGGTAGGCTTCGTTATAGTGGGCACCTGGTACTTAATGCCCGGCGGAAAAACCATAGAAGCCGTGGAGGTGGCTAAACCGTATAGGGGTAAGGGTATTGGGTTTAACCTGTTAAATAAAATCCTTAAGGAGGATGGGGAGATATTTGTTCTATCCGCTTCACCTGAAGCGGGGTACGAGAAAGCTCTTGAAGAGTTCTATAAGAGGCTGGAGTTCGTCCCTTTAACCGAGGACTACATGATTAGGTTTCCGCCGGACGCTGGCAAGATTGAGAGGTGGATAAGGTACTTGGCTAGGTTAAACGAGATTTACGCCGCACTATTAAAGGAGCTACGTGAGGCGCGGAGAAGACTTGAGAAACCTGAAGACACGAAGCAGTTAAAGACGGAGTAA